From one Bacteriovorax sp. BAL6_X genomic stretch:
- a CDS encoding PepSY domain-containing protein, whose amino-acid sequence MSILVRKLLKIHRILGLVLAINFLVLGLTGVVLVWRHELSPVQSVEQKSVFISEESSLSKIENYLSENESYKDKKVLSIFKGDDGDIQARVTEPGIEKFKGAMRLKFDLAGNVLSSNQIKPTALIDFILKLHRELLLGGKGKILIGLMGLFFLIALFSGALIANKFYRNVKTMNSRILLGRFHKIIGVKTLAWLIIVTFTGAILAFNSTLIGLFLRDNVRAHQANAIVIENAKYVSVTTVLKELEVKLPHLEYDFISFPDNEFSVPNQFVVLMESEEHHHEIAYVDGITGKLNRIVSLPWYLELLILSEPLHFGDYGGVVLKIIWSVLGLISSFIPISGIYIFLFRRKYLAVKPGVYDGHLLNDTNVSTLEVLLPTMFVFVIFFITSDFKWILSTLFLIYLIFSWRDLLIYLMTFRKKVKRSQGRVS is encoded by the coding sequence ATGAGTATATTAGTAAGAAAATTATTAAAAATTCATCGCATTCTAGGTCTTGTCCTAGCGATCAACTTTCTTGTCCTTGGACTAACTGGAGTTGTTCTCGTTTGGCGCCACGAACTTTCTCCTGTCCAATCAGTTGAGCAAAAGAGTGTCTTTATTTCAGAGGAATCGTCACTTTCAAAAATCGAAAATTACTTATCTGAAAATGAAAGTTACAAAGATAAAAAAGTACTTTCAATTTTTAAAGGTGATGACGGAGATATCCAAGCACGTGTTACAGAACCAGGTATTGAAAAGTTCAAAGGTGCAATGAGGTTAAAATTTGACCTTGCTGGAAATGTACTTTCTTCAAATCAAATCAAGCCTACTGCCTTGATTGATTTTATCTTAAAACTTCATAGGGAGTTACTCTTAGGAGGAAAAGGGAAGATTCTAATTGGCCTAATGGGCCTATTCTTTCTTATTGCTCTATTTAGTGGTGCTCTTATTGCCAATAAATTCTATCGTAATGTGAAGACGATGAATTCTCGTATCCTATTAGGTCGCTTTCATAAGATTATTGGAGTCAAGACCCTAGCGTGGCTTATTATCGTCACTTTCACGGGAGCAATCCTTGCATTTAATAGCACTTTAATTGGTCTCTTTCTAAGAGATAATGTTAGAGCACATCAAGCAAATGCTATCGTTATAGAAAATGCTAAGTATGTCTCTGTTACGACAGTTCTAAAAGAACTTGAAGTAAAGCTTCCACATTTAGAATACGACTTTATTTCTTTTCCTGATAATGAATTCTCTGTTCCCAATCAATTTGTTGTTCTAATGGAGAGTGAAGAACATCATCATGAAATAGCTTATGTTGATGGAATAACGGGCAAGCTAAATCGTATAGTATCACTTCCATGGTACTTAGAGCTTCTTATTCTTTCAGAGCCACTACACTTTGGTGACTATGGTGGTGTTGTCTTAAAAATTATTTGGAGTGTTCTGGGGCTAATTTCTTCTTTTATTCCAATCAGTGGGATCTATATCTTTTTATTTAGAAGAAAATATCTTGCTGTGAAACCAGGTGTATATGATGGGCACCTTTTAAACGATACGAATGTTTCAACTCTAGAAGTTTTACTACCAACGATGTTTGTTTTTGTGATCTTCTTTATTACATCTGACTTTAAATGGATCTTAAGTACACTCTTTCTTATCTATTTAATTTTTTCTTGGCGTGATCTTCTTATCTATCTCATGACTTTTAGAAAAAAGGTGAAGAGATCTCAGGGGAGAGTCTCTTGA
- a CDS encoding GNAT family N-acetyltransferase yields MVSESNRELANKYSIRSLINSMVRDYSQDNQVQIDLDRDFVKIGNLLFEISSFSPLGGHRYTGKIYLNGSLIDFDQMLPELVSVFPEVDPTFIDNIINSRDNIELILEHNSEVKIDNYLASEQKMLLGHPFHPYPKCKKGMNETDIKLYSPEFSNGFKLTWLKCEKDSIHTNANYVDVAKAMNQLAKFDLLNIDESFIYIPMHPWQWSRLREKGLGDEVLDVVDGQNDWFALSSLRSLYTQGAPYLVKFSMDVKLTNSIRHLQPEEAVRGMQIETVFKNEAVAEFSDKLKILHEPFYVALKAKDGSAIVESTVQLRESFDACDSLLLGTLAEENPYTEKSHLITLVEANAKKACGNIFLARKYWFDAFLENIISEFIRLSEDHGILLGAHMQNIILKMKNGLPVGAIYRDCQGTGFTTKSVERFGSKYDFIGKTKGNILNPNDVNKVYTYYLVINSVFNTIISLANGNEKAELFHLTQFRNHIYKKHKKSSFLNYLVNSDFLYQKGNFRCCVTNQNENTIKNPWDIYNKIKNPISSILRVPRAYEGVLYRTTSKHGHEIVLRAFDMNEDLVKFHEWHNKKYVYEFWEMNKPLEDLREYIQGLKDSPYQLPIIVDIDGQQAGYFEVYWAFDDRIAPYCDAALFDRGIHILIGEEKFLGTRAVYDSIFHLTKFLFEDDIRTQKVWGEPRVDNRKVLTLARLLPGWEHRGVFSFPHKTSNLLEADRTRFLAEVRS; encoded by the coding sequence ATGGTTAGTGAAAGTAATAGAGAACTTGCAAATAAGTATAGTATTCGATCTCTGATTAACTCGATGGTTAGAGATTACTCACAAGATAATCAAGTTCAAATTGATCTTGATAGGGATTTTGTAAAAATTGGTAACCTCTTATTTGAGATAAGTTCATTCTCACCGCTTGGTGGCCATCGCTATACGGGCAAGATTTATTTAAATGGTAGTCTTATTGATTTTGATCAAATGCTTCCTGAGTTAGTTAGTGTTTTTCCTGAAGTTGATCCAACATTTATCGATAATATAATTAATTCGCGAGATAATATTGAACTTATCCTAGAACATAATTCAGAAGTTAAAATTGATAACTATCTTGCTAGCGAACAAAAGATGCTTTTAGGACATCCGTTTCACCCTTATCCAAAATGTAAGAAAGGAATGAATGAAACAGATATTAAATTATATTCTCCTGAGTTTTCTAATGGCTTTAAGTTAACATGGTTAAAGTGTGAAAAGGATTCGATTCATACAAATGCTAATTATGTTGATGTAGCAAAGGCAATGAATCAATTAGCAAAATTTGATTTATTAAACATTGATGAATCCTTCATTTATATTCCAATGCACCCATGGCAGTGGAGTCGATTAAGAGAAAAAGGTCTTGGTGATGAGGTTCTTGATGTGGTGGATGGACAAAATGATTGGTTCGCTCTTTCATCTCTTAGGTCATTATACACTCAAGGGGCACCTTACTTAGTAAAGTTTTCAATGGATGTAAAACTTACGAACTCTATTCGACACCTTCAGCCTGAAGAGGCCGTTCGAGGAATGCAGATAGAGACAGTATTTAAAAATGAAGCTGTTGCTGAGTTTAGTGATAAATTAAAAATACTCCATGAGCCATTCTATGTTGCACTAAAAGCAAAAGATGGTAGTGCCATTGTTGAGTCAACTGTTCAACTTCGTGAAAGCTTTGATGCCTGTGACTCTCTCTTGCTCGGTACTCTCGCAGAGGAGAATCCTTATACAGAAAAATCGCATTTAATAACTCTTGTGGAGGCCAATGCTAAAAAAGCCTGTGGAAATATCTTTCTAGCTAGGAAGTATTGGTTTGATGCCTTTTTAGAGAATATTATAAGTGAGTTTATCAGACTCTCTGAAGATCATGGAATTCTTCTTGGTGCACATATGCAAAATATTATCTTGAAGATGAAAAATGGACTACCTGTGGGTGCTATTTATCGCGATTGCCAAGGGACTGGATTTACGACTAAAAGTGTTGAACGATTTGGGAGTAAGTACGACTTTATAGGGAAGACTAAGGGTAATATTTTAAATCCTAATGATGTTAATAAAGTTTATACATACTATTTAGTTATCAATTCTGTATTTAATACGATTATTTCATTGGCCAATGGAAATGAGAAAGCTGAGTTATTTCACCTAACTCAATTTAGAAATCATATATACAAGAAGCACAAAAAATCTTCATTTTTAAATTACCTCGTTAATAGCGACTTTCTGTATCAGAAAGGGAACTTTAGGTGTTGTGTAACAAATCAAAATGAGAACACAATAAAAAATCCATGGGATATTTACAATAAGATTAAAAACCCAATTAGCTCAATTTTAAGAGTACCTCGTGCCTATGAAGGCGTGTTATACCGTACAACTTCTAAACATGGCCATGAGATCGTCCTGCGTGCCTTTGATATGAATGAAGATCTTGTAAAGTTTCATGAATGGCATAATAAGAAATATGTTTATGAGTTCTGGGAAATGAATAAACCTCTAGAGGATTTAAGAGAGTATATTCAAGGACTAAAGGATTCTCCATATCAGCTTCCTATAATTGTTGATATTGACGGCCAACAGGCAGGATACTTTGAAGTCTATTGGGCATTTGATGACAGGATTGCTCCTTATTGTGATGCCGCTTTATTTGATCGTGGAATCCATATTCTAATAGGTGAGGAAAAGTTTCTTGGAACACGTGCTGTTTATGATTCTATTTTTCATTTAACAAAATTTCTTTTTGAAGATGATATTAGGACCCAAAAGGTATGGGGAGAGCCTCGAGTGGATAATAGAAAGGTATTAACTCTCGCAAGACTTCTTCCAGGCTGGGAGCACCGAGGAGTTTTTAGCTTTCCACATAAAACTTCGAATCTTTTAGAGGCCGATCGTACTAGATTTCTAGCAGAGGTGAGGTCATGA